A genomic window from Micromonospora sp. WMMA1947 includes:
- a CDS encoding CPBP family intramembrane glutamic endopeptidase, giving the protein MTVDELARPVSRRMLGTETLLVLGLSLGQSAVYALVSLIAKLTATGGLSKQTAALNTSVSARPYLDLTYQLLGIVFALLPVLLAVHLLARDPGDPARTLGVDFRRPGSDLARGAGLTALIGLPGLALFWVAAQLGLNATLVPAALPDLWWTVPVLILAAVQNAVLEEVIVVGYLITRLRQLNWRIGAVLATSALLRGSYHLYQGFGAFVGNAVMGVIFGLFYLRTRRVAPLIVAHTLLDIFAFVGYAMLPKSWFDWL; this is encoded by the coding sequence GTGACGGTTGACGAGCTGGCCCGCCCGGTCTCCCGCCGGATGCTGGGCACCGAGACGCTGCTCGTGCTCGGTCTGTCCCTCGGCCAGTCGGCCGTGTACGCGCTGGTGTCGCTGATCGCCAAGCTGACCGCGACCGGTGGCCTGTCGAAACAGACCGCCGCCCTGAACACCTCGGTGTCGGCCCGGCCGTACCTCGACCTCACGTACCAACTGCTCGGGATCGTCTTCGCGTTGCTGCCGGTGCTGCTCGCCGTACACCTGTTGGCGCGTGACCCCGGCGACCCGGCGCGGACGCTCGGCGTCGACTTCCGGCGGCCCGGCTCCGACCTGGCCCGAGGCGCGGGCCTGACCGCGCTCATCGGCCTGCCCGGGCTGGCGCTGTTCTGGGTGGCGGCGCAGCTCGGCCTCAACGCCACGCTGGTTCCGGCCGCGCTGCCGGACCTCTGGTGGACGGTGCCGGTGCTGATCCTCGCCGCCGTGCAGAACGCCGTGCTGGAGGAGGTGATCGTGGTCGGCTACCTGATCACCCGGCTGCGGCAGCTCAACTGGCGGATCGGTGCCGTGCTCGCCACGAGCGCCCTGCTGCGCGGCTCCTACCACCTCTACCAGGGCTTCGGCGCCTTCGTCGGCAACGCCGTGATGGGCGTGATCTTCGGGCTGTTCTACCTGCGCACCCGCCGGGTCGCCCCGCTGATCGTCGCGCACACGCTGCTCGACATCTTCGCGTTCGTCGGCTACGCGATGCTGCCGAAGTCCTGGTTCGACTGGCTCTAG
- a CDS encoding Gfo/Idh/MocA family oxidoreductase: MGKPGRRPLGVGIVGLSTSGGWAAGAHLPALSAVDGMELTALATSSPASAAAAGAAFGVPGYASVDQLVKDENVDLVVVAVKVPHHRELVLPALRTGVPVLSEWPFAVDLAEAEEMEGAARDTRTFIGLHGRSSPTFRWLAGLVADGYVGNVLSATVLASSVEWGNPVSERMRYTLDRTLGATMLTIAFGNAIDTVSMVVGELQDVVASTATRHPIVALGRTGQTVPMTAEDQIAVSGRLPDGAILSAHHRGATLSGPWFSLLIDGTEGTLEITSASGYPHLGPVTVRGARGRAPLSPLTLPDGHDDYPHLAGTPIHNLAHTYAAIRNDLVNGTTTAPGFAHAVTRHRLLDAIIRSSAEGRRVQLAERGGLHRNG, from the coding sequence ATGGGAAAACCCGGGAGACGCCCGCTCGGCGTGGGGATCGTAGGGCTCAGCACGTCCGGCGGATGGGCGGCCGGGGCCCACCTGCCCGCGTTGTCGGCAGTCGACGGCATGGAACTCACCGCCCTGGCGACGAGTTCCCCCGCGTCGGCCGCTGCTGCCGGCGCCGCGTTCGGGGTGCCCGGCTACGCCTCGGTCGACCAACTCGTGAAGGACGAGAACGTCGACCTTGTGGTCGTCGCGGTCAAGGTGCCCCACCACCGCGAGCTGGTGTTGCCCGCCCTACGGACGGGAGTGCCGGTGCTCAGCGAATGGCCCTTCGCCGTCGACCTGGCCGAAGCCGAGGAGATGGAAGGCGCCGCCCGCGACACGCGTACCTTCATCGGGCTTCATGGGCGCTCCTCGCCCACCTTCCGCTGGCTGGCCGGCCTCGTCGCCGACGGGTACGTCGGGAACGTGCTGTCCGCGACGGTGCTGGCCTCTTCGGTCGAGTGGGGCAACCCGGTCTCCGAGCGCATGCGATACACCCTCGATCGCACGCTCGGCGCCACGATGCTCACGATTGCGTTCGGAAACGCCATCGACACTGTGTCGATGGTCGTCGGCGAGCTGCAGGACGTGGTCGCCTCGACGGCCACCCGGCACCCGATCGTTGCGCTCGGCCGCACCGGACAGACGGTCCCGATGACCGCCGAGGACCAGATCGCCGTGTCCGGCCGGCTACCCGACGGAGCGATCCTCTCCGCCCACCACCGTGGAGCAACCCTGTCCGGACCTTGGTTCTCGCTGCTCATCGACGGCACCGAGGGAACTCTCGAAATCACCTCCGCAAGCGGATATCCCCACCTCGGGCCCGTTACGGTGCGCGGCGCACGAGGCCGCGCCCCACTGTCGCCGTTGACACTGCCCGATGGCCACGACGACTACCCCCACCTGGCCGGAACACCGATCCACAACCTGGCGCACACATACGCGGCGATCCGGAACGATCTCGTCAACGGCACCACGACCGCTCCGGGTTTCGCCCACGCCGTCACACGTCACCGACTCCTGGACGCGATCATCCGATCGTCCGCCGAGGGACGACGCGTACAACTCGCGGAACGAGGAGGTCTTCACAGGAACGGCTAG
- a CDS encoding TetR/AcrR family transcriptional regulator yields the protein MSGSQSTALGRPREFDIDEALERAMQVFWARGYDGTSLTDLTSAMGITKSSMYAAFGNKEQLFRKAVQRYAEGPASYVTRALREPTARAVAETFLRGAVRTTTSPGRPAGCLSVQGALALSEQSRPAHDVLVTWRVDAGDQLEARFRRAVEEGDLPRHADPGRLARYVMTTGFGIAVQAANGLGPDTLDEIVDTALLAWPT from the coding sequence ATGAGTGGATCCCAGAGCACCGCCCTCGGCCGCCCCCGGGAGTTCGACATCGACGAGGCACTGGAGCGGGCCATGCAGGTGTTCTGGGCGCGGGGGTACGACGGCACCAGCCTCACGGACCTGACCAGCGCGATGGGGATCACCAAGTCGAGCATGTACGCCGCCTTCGGCAACAAGGAGCAGCTCTTCCGCAAGGCTGTGCAGCGCTACGCCGAAGGGCCGGCCTCCTACGTGACCCGCGCCCTGCGGGAGCCCACCGCCCGCGCGGTGGCCGAGACATTCCTGCGGGGAGCCGTCCGCACGACGACGTCGCCCGGCCGCCCCGCGGGGTGCCTGTCCGTGCAGGGTGCGCTGGCGCTGAGCGAACAGAGCCGCCCCGCGCACGACGTGCTGGTCACCTGGCGCGTCGACGCCGGCGACCAGCTCGAAGCGCGCTTCCGGCGCGCCGTCGAGGAGGGCGACCTCCCACGCCACGCCGACCCGGGACGCCTCGCCCGATACGTCATGACGACGGGATTCGGCATCGCCGTCCAGGCCGCGAACGGCCTCGGACCCGACACGCTCGACGAGATCGTCGACACGGCACTGCTCGCCTGGCCGACGTGA
- a CDS encoding aldo/keto reductase has product MRTVSLGGLETSRIGLGAMGMSAFYTGAGQRDDQSIRTIRRALDLGVTHIDTAEAYGPYANEELVGRAIKGRRDEVVLATKFGHLSYTGRPGNDSSPANVRLAVEGSLRRLGTDHLDLYYQHRGDGVTPIEETVDALAELVAEGKIRHIGLSEAGAATIRRAHAVHPIAVVQSEYSLWVRDPEAEVLPVLRELGVGFVPYAPLGRGFLTGGIRTLDDLDADDWRRTNPRFAGGNLERNMRIVDEVRAVAAEAGATPAQVALAWLLAQGDDIAPIPGTTRIDRLEENAAADRITLTENQITRLRNLTPATGDRYDQANMAALNH; this is encoded by the coding sequence ATGAGAACCGTCTCGCTCGGCGGACTGGAGACCTCCCGCATCGGTCTGGGCGCCATGGGCATGTCGGCCTTCTACACCGGGGCCGGCCAGCGCGACGACCAGTCCATCCGCACCATCCGGCGGGCCCTTGACCTCGGCGTCACGCACATCGACACCGCCGAGGCGTACGGCCCTTACGCCAACGAGGAGCTGGTCGGCCGCGCCATCAAGGGACGCCGGGACGAGGTGGTGCTCGCGACCAAGTTCGGTCACCTCTCGTACACCGGCCGCCCGGGCAACGACAGCAGCCCGGCCAACGTCCGGCTCGCAGTGGAGGGATCGCTGCGCCGCCTCGGCACCGACCACCTGGACCTCTACTACCAGCACCGGGGCGATGGAGTCACGCCGATCGAGGAGACCGTCGACGCGCTGGCGGAGCTGGTGGCCGAGGGCAAGATCCGCCACATCGGACTGTCGGAGGCCGGGGCCGCGACGATCCGGCGGGCGCATGCCGTTCACCCGATCGCCGTGGTGCAGTCCGAGTACTCGCTGTGGGTCCGCGACCCCGAGGCCGAGGTGCTGCCGGTCCTGCGCGAGCTGGGCGTGGGTTTCGTCCCGTACGCCCCGCTGGGCCGCGGGTTCCTCACCGGGGGCATCCGCACCCTGGACGACCTCGACGCCGACGACTGGCGCCGTACCAACCCCCGCTTCGCCGGCGGCAACCTCGAACGCAACATGCGCATCGTCGATGAGGTCCGCGCCGTCGCCGCCGAGGCCGGGGCCACGCCCGCGCAGGTCGCCCTCGCGTGGCTGCTCGCCCAGGGCGACGACATCGCCCCCATCCCCGGCACCACACGCATCGACCGGCTCGAGGAAAACGCCGCCGCCGACCGCATCACCCTCACCGAGAACCAGATCACCCGACTGCGGAACCTGACACCGGCCACCGGCGACCGCTACGACCAGGCCAACATGGCCGCCCTCAACCACTGA
- a CDS encoding alpha/beta hydrolase has protein sequence MTVLIRTAVAAIAGIAVLTGPGPVPSNAGVNLRPESAVAQGVTAGLPYRPPDGFQSKYAQVNDFRMHYLRGGSGSPVVLLHGFPQTSAEWEPQLEALAKDHTVIAVDLRGTGDSSVPQKGYDTAQLADDVHKLLTRLNLNKGVQIVAHDIGAWIAYPYAAMWPDEVSRMVVMEGPIPDRSLYTFPAFPAEGALSTWHLGFFQKDFAQDLVRGHERDLVKGFVEQYLAVDGAFDDRDYEFYARYLREPGRFKAWMNMYQALHTDIAQNEKFRKAGLLQMPVLAVGGEEALSSAVGDQWQGYAAEVETQVMADTGHWLTEERPQDLTRMLLKFLH, from the coding sequence ATGACGGTCCTGATCAGGACTGCCGTCGCCGCCATCGCTGGAATCGCCGTTCTGACCGGGCCCGGACCGGTCCCATCGAACGCCGGCGTGAACCTGCGGCCGGAGTCGGCCGTCGCGCAAGGCGTCACCGCCGGGCTGCCCTACCGGCCGCCGGACGGCTTCCAGTCGAAGTACGCGCAGGTGAACGACTTCCGGATGCACTACCTCCGCGGCGGCAGCGGCTCGCCGGTGGTGCTGCTGCACGGCTTCCCGCAGACCTCCGCCGAGTGGGAGCCGCAGCTCGAGGCACTCGCCAAGGACCACACCGTGATCGCGGTCGACCTGCGCGGGACCGGTGACTCATCCGTCCCGCAGAAGGGCTACGACACGGCCCAATTGGCCGACGACGTGCACAAGCTGCTCACCCGGCTCAACCTCAACAAGGGCGTCCAGATCGTCGCCCACGACATCGGCGCATGGATCGCCTACCCGTACGCCGCAATGTGGCCCGACGAGGTCAGCCGAATGGTGGTGATGGAAGGGCCCATCCCCGACCGGTCCCTCTACACATTCCCGGCCTTCCCCGCGGAGGGGGCCCTGTCGACGTGGCACCTCGGGTTCTTCCAGAAGGACTTCGCTCAGGACCTGGTCCGTGGACACGAGCGCGACCTGGTCAAGGGGTTCGTCGAGCAGTACCTGGCAGTGGACGGGGCTTTTGACGACCGCGACTACGAGTTCTACGCCCGGTACCTCCGCGAGCCCGGCCGGTTCAAGGCGTGGATGAACATGTACCAAGCCCTCCACACGGACATCGCCCAGAACGAGAAGTTCCGGAAGGCGGGGCTGCTCCAGATGCCCGTCCTGGCCGTCGGAGGCGAAGAAGCCCTCAGCAGCGCCGTGGGTGATCAGTGGCAGGGCTACGCAGCCGAGGTCGAGACCCAGGTCATGGCTGACACCGGTCACTGGCTCACCGAGGAACGACCGCAGGATCTCACCAGGATGCTCCTGAAGTTCCTGCACTGA
- a CDS encoding polysaccharide deacetylase family protein, which yields MYASIGGFRRPSAPRTSRLTVRLAALASAVALSAVGLAVAATPSNAAVCNGYVGLTFDDGPTGSTSALLSVLRANGVRATMFNVGQNVQSNPSAARAQVDAGMWVANHSWNHAHMTSMSQSQMQSDLSQTNSAIQSATGVRPQLFRPPYGETNSTLQSVASSLGLRQVIWDVDSQDWNGASVSQIVSNASRLQAGQVILMHDGIQNTRDAIPQIMANLSSRNLCPGMISPSTGRAVAPDGTPPPTTPAPTGTPTTPPPTTPPPSGTCTATATTPNVWGDRYNTSVTVQGASNWTVVVALTPPQRVSTTWNGSPSWDSTGYVMTMRSNGSGNTFGFTTMMNGNSGARPQIRSCTAG from the coding sequence ATGTACGCCAGCATCGGCGGCTTCCGCCGCCCGTCCGCCCCCCGAACATCGCGTCTCACCGTCCGGTTGGCCGCGCTCGCCTCCGCCGTGGCGCTCAGCGCCGTCGGTCTCGCGGTCGCCGCCACTCCGTCCAACGCCGCCGTCTGCAACGGGTACGTCGGCCTCACCTTCGACGACGGGCCGACCGGCAGCACCAGCGCACTGCTGTCCGTGCTGCGCGCGAACGGCGTACGGGCGACCATGTTCAACGTCGGCCAGAACGTGCAGAGCAACCCGTCCGCCGCGCGGGCCCAGGTCGACGCGGGCATGTGGGTGGCCAACCACAGTTGGAACCACGCGCACATGACCTCGATGAGCCAGAGCCAGATGCAGTCGGACCTCTCCCAGACCAACTCGGCGATCCAGTCGGCGACCGGCGTCCGGCCGCAGTTGTTCCGCCCGCCCTACGGGGAGACCAACTCGACTCTCCAGTCGGTCGCCTCGTCGCTGGGCCTGCGCCAGGTGATCTGGGACGTCGACTCCCAGGACTGGAACGGCGCCAGCGTCAGCCAGATCGTCTCCAACGCCAGCCGCCTCCAGGCCGGCCAGGTGATCCTGATGCACGACGGCATCCAGAACACCCGCGACGCGATTCCGCAGATCATGGCCAACCTGAGCAGCCGTAACCTCTGCCCGGGCATGATCTCGCCGAGCACCGGCCGGGCGGTGGCCCCGGACGGCACTCCGCCGCCGACCACTCCGGCGCCGACCGGCACGCCGACCACTCCGCCGCCGACCACTCCGCCTCCCAGCGGCACGTGCACAGCGACGGCGACGACCCCCAACGTCTGGGGTGACCGGTACAACACCTCGGTGACGGTGCAGGGGGCCAGCAACTGGACCGTGGTCGTGGCTCTGACCCCGCCGCAGCGGGTCTCCACCACCTGGAACGGCTCCCCCAGTTGGGACAGCACCGGTTACGTGATGACGATGCGGTCCAACGGCAGCGGCAACACCTTCGGCTTCACCACGATGATGAACGGCAATAGTGGCGCCAGACCTCAGATCCGTTCCTGCACCGCGGGCTGA
- a CDS encoding Rid family hydrolase, translating to MSVTLFSPAGLQPHTPYHHVAVATGSRHIHVSGQVARLDDGSPVAPGDLAGQVAQVLRNTGRALAGADASFADVVRLTFYVTDWTPEKIGPFMAGIEAVAEELGLPQPLPPASLIGVDRLFEPDVLVELEATAIAH from the coding sequence ATGTCCGTCACCCTTTTCAGCCCAGCCGGTCTTCAGCCGCACACGCCGTACCACCACGTCGCCGTGGCCACCGGGTCGCGCCACATCCACGTCAGCGGCCAGGTCGCCCGACTGGACGACGGCTCGCCCGTCGCACCCGGGGACCTGGCCGGACAGGTCGCGCAGGTGCTGCGCAACACCGGCCGCGCCCTCGCCGGCGCCGACGCCTCGTTCGCTGACGTGGTCCGGTTGACCTTCTACGTCACCGACTGGACGCCCGAAAAGATCGGGCCGTTCATGGCCGGGATCGAGGCGGTCGCCGAGGAGCTCGGGCTGCCGCAGCCGCTTCCGCCGGCGTCGCTGATCGGGGTCGACCGCCTCTTCGAGCCCGACGTACTGGTGGAGTTGGAGGCAACTGCGATCGCGCACTGA
- a CDS encoding helix-turn-helix domain-containing protein, with product MSDTATPGAGELRIDTPHRELLDQVLDKWSLSVLNELCERPCRFNELRRAIPAVTQKSLTATLRRLERNGIVERHVVATRPVAVEYRITPLGKTLRAPIDVLLDWADAHMSQIEHARRAFDAELD from the coding sequence ATGAGCGATACCGCCACCCCCGGTGCCGGGGAGCTGCGCATCGACACGCCGCACCGCGAGCTGCTCGACCAGGTGCTGGACAAGTGGTCGCTGAGCGTCCTCAACGAGCTGTGCGAGCGTCCGTGCCGCTTCAACGAGCTGCGCCGCGCGATCCCGGCGGTGACCCAGAAGTCGTTGACGGCGACGCTGCGGCGACTCGAACGCAACGGCATCGTGGAACGCCACGTCGTGGCGACGCGACCGGTCGCGGTCGAATATCGGATCACGCCGCTGGGCAAGACGCTCCGTGCACCGATCGACGTTCTCCTCGACTGGGCCGACGCTCACATGTCCCAGATCGAGCACGCCCGCCGGGCATTCGACGCCGAGCTGGACTGA
- a CDS encoding excalibur calcium-binding domain-containing protein — protein sequence MTELPPQNPRREQAPLPDRPGIPFAPPTRLWWGRRSAAIKAFLGLACCGALLGTGMTGCTASEPSGSPEKAVAQEVPTVAAPTTTAPTAEAGAVSPEPSPSPTTAAPTTAKPAAKPSPRKTTKPAVYYKNCDAVRAAGKAPLLRGEPGYRTGLDRDLDGEACEPDGGNGSSGGGSTGGSGSSGGGGSSGGGGNDPRFSTCKEANANGYGPYKQGKDPEYYWYIDRDNDGMVCE from the coding sequence GTGACCGAACTCCCTCCCCAGAATCCGCGGCGCGAACAGGCGCCGCTGCCCGATAGGCCCGGCATCCCGTTCGCGCCACCGACACGACTGTGGTGGGGCCGCCGGTCGGCTGCGATCAAGGCGTTCCTCGGCCTCGCCTGCTGCGGCGCGCTGCTGGGCACCGGCATGACCGGGTGCACCGCTTCCGAGCCGAGCGGATCGCCGGAGAAGGCGGTCGCCCAGGAGGTTCCGACAGTCGCGGCGCCGACCACTACGGCCCCCACCGCCGAGGCCGGCGCGGTGTCGCCGGAGCCATCACCCTCACCCACCACTGCCGCGCCGACCACCGCGAAGCCCGCGGCGAAGCCGAGCCCGCGCAAGACCACGAAGCCCGCCGTCTACTACAAGAACTGCGATGCCGTACGCGCAGCCGGCAAGGCGCCGCTGCTGCGCGGCGAGCCGGGGTACCGGACCGGGCTGGATCGCGACCTCGACGGCGAGGCATGCGAGCCGGATGGCGGCAACGGCAGCTCCGGAGGCGGCAGCACGGGCGGTAGCGGCAGTTCGGGCGGTGGCGGCAGTTCGGGCGGTGGCGGCAACGACCCGCGCTTCAGCACCTGCAAGGAGGCGAACGCCAACGGGTACGGCCCGTACAAGCAGGGCAAGGATCCGGAGTATTACTGGTACATCGACCGGGACAACGACGGCATGGTCTGCGAGTGA
- a CDS encoding EcsC family protein — translation MDDTAESRLDSEQPTPGDHDDEKTSRTALALVNTVNKVVRNGVGPVTGSAAWAESRLRAVQGDRYDSSLLGNRGGTPAEDVDKVIGRLIKESVMAAGSAGFVTGLGGFLTLPITLPANVAGALVINVRLAGAIAYLRGYDLDDPHTQAMIPLVAVGSNIQSTLSTLGAQIGVKLTEQAIRKVSIDLIRKINQKLGFMLLAKYGTKRALITLAKAVPLVGGVVGGGIDATLTGAVGRSANKLFTPLTP, via the coding sequence ATGGACGACACCGCCGAATCGCGGCTCGACAGTGAGCAGCCCACGCCCGGGGACCACGACGACGAGAAGACGAGCCGTACCGCGTTGGCGCTGGTCAACACCGTCAACAAGGTGGTGCGCAACGGCGTCGGCCCGGTCACCGGCTCGGCGGCCTGGGCCGAGTCCCGGCTGCGGGCGGTGCAGGGCGACAGGTACGACAGTTCGCTGCTCGGCAATCGCGGCGGCACCCCCGCCGAGGACGTCGACAAGGTGATCGGACGACTCATCAAGGAATCCGTCATGGCCGCCGGGTCGGCCGGGTTCGTCACCGGCCTGGGTGGCTTCCTCACCCTGCCGATCACGCTGCCGGCGAACGTCGCGGGGGCGCTCGTCATCAACGTCCGCCTGGCGGGAGCGATCGCCTACCTGCGGGGCTACGACCTCGACGACCCGCACACGCAGGCGATGATCCCGCTGGTCGCGGTGGGCTCGAACATCCAGTCGACGCTCAGCACGCTCGGGGCCCAGATCGGCGTCAAGCTGACCGAGCAGGCGATCCGGAAGGTCTCCATCGATCTGATCCGGAAGATCAACCAGAAGCTCGGGTTCATGCTGCTCGCCAAGTACGGCACGAAGCGGGCGTTGATCACGCTGGCGAAGGCCGTACCGCTGGTCGGCGGGGTCGTCGGCGGCGGTATCGACGCGACGCTCACCGGCGCGGTCGGCCGGTCCGCCAACAAGCTGTTCACGCCGCTCACCCCCTGA